A window of the Gossypium arboreum isolate Shixiya-1 chromosome 2, ASM2569848v2, whole genome shotgun sequence genome harbors these coding sequences:
- the LOC108466459 gene encoding 60S ribosomal protein L37-3-like produces the protein MGKGTGSFGKRRNKTHTLCVRCGRRSFHLQKSRCSACAFPAARKRTYNWSVKAIRRKTTGTGRMRYLRHVPRRFKTGFREGTEAAPRKKVAAAFA, from the exons ATG GGAAAGGGAACTGGGAGTTTTGGTAAACGAAGGAACAAGACCCACACGCTCTGCGTCAGATGTGGCCGCCGCAGCTTCCACCTCCAGAAGAGCCGTTGCTCTGCCTGTGCTTTCCCCGCTGCCCGTAAGAGGACAT ATAACTGGAGTGTGAAGGCTATCCGAAGAAAGACAACTGGCACTGGTAGGATGAGGTATCTTCGCCACGTTCCACGCAGGTTCAAGACGGGTTTCAGGGAAG GTACTGAAGCAGCACCAAGGAAGAAGGTTGCAGCAGCTTTTGCTTAA